DNA from Pelagibacterium nitratireducens:
GGCGATGGCCTCGTTAACCCATTCGACAAGGTCGTTGCCCTGCTCGAAGATCAGGCCGTGGCCGTAATCGTTCTCGTCGGGCGGCAGGATGGCGGCGATGGTGGCGTCTGGCACCTGGACGGCGGTGAGGTAGAGTGCTGTGGGCAATTCGGTGGCCACAGCATCGATCTGGTTGCCCTGCAGGGCCTGGAACAGGCCGACCTGATCACTATAGACGGCGGGTTCGTCAACGCCGATGATGTCTTCGACATAGTCGAGATCGGTGGTGCCGATCATCACGCCCCAGCGCACCTCGCGCAAATCGGCAAAGCTTGTCGCCTCTTCAACGGCTGAGCCGGGCATGGCGACCACGGCTTTTTGCGGCTGGTAATAGACGTCCGAGAAGGTGGCGATCTGGGCGCGATCCTCGGTCACCGAGATCTGCTGGATGCCGAAATCGTAATCCTTGGCGCCGGGCGCAATGGCCTGATCGAAGGTTTCGCGCACCCAGACCACATCCTCGGGCGCAAAGCCCATCTTTTCGGCCAGCGCATAAACGAAAGCGCTTTCAAAGCCTTCCCCGTTCGAGGGATCGTTGTCCATCATCCAGGGGGGAAACACCGGATCGGATGTCGCGACGGTGAGTTGGCCCGGCGCGAACAGGCGCGGATCGTCAGGCGTTTTTTCCTGAGCGTGCGCCGTGCCGATACCAAGCGCGGTAGCGAGCGATGCGGCAACGGCCAGGCGGCTCAGCAATGAGAATTTTGTCGACATGATCGAGGACCTCCAGCGTCCAGGGAGAAAAAGTCCGGGGATTTCGATATTATCGGGCGCATCAAGCGGCGCAAGGGGCGTCTCGATCCCTGACAGCGACAAATCCGGGCAGGGCCTGCTAATTTTTTGCCGCCAAAGCGTTTTTTTGCCCCGGCGGGGGTGGACGCGACGCATTGGCGCCGTAATCATTG
Protein-coding regions in this window:
- a CDS encoding ABC transporter substrate-binding protein, with protein sequence MSTKFSLLSRLAVAASLATALGIGTAHAQEKTPDDPRLFAPGQLTVATSDPVFPPWMMDNDPSNGEGFESAFVYALAEKMGFAPEDVVWVRETFDQAIAPGAKDYDFGIQQISVTEDRAQIATFSDVYYQPQKAVVAMPGSAVEEATSFADLREVRWGVMIGTTDLDYVEDIIGVDEPAVYSDQVGLFQALQGNQIDAVATELPTALYLTAVQVPDATIAAILPPDENDYGHGLIFEQGNDLVEWVNEAIAELKSESVIDALVAQYLIADPDLPVITE